A region of Dermochelys coriacea isolate rDerCor1 chromosome 1, rDerCor1.pri.v4, whole genome shotgun sequence DNA encodes the following proteins:
- the TSPAN9 gene encoding tetraspanin-9 isoform X2, giving the protein MARGCLCCLKYMMFLFNLMFWLCGCGLLGVGIWLSVSQGNFATFSPSFPSFSAANLVIAIGTIIMVTGFLGCLGAIKENKCLLLSFFIVLLIILLAELILLILFFVYMDKVNENAKKDLKEGLKLYNTENNVGLKNAWNIIQAEMHCCGVTDYTDWFSVLGENIVPDRCCMENSQDCGKNSTDLVWKTGCYEKVKMWFEDNKHVLGTVGMCILIMQILGMAFSMTLFQQIHRTGKKYDA; this is encoded by the exons TTATGCGGCTGTGGGCTGTTGGGCGTGGGAATATGGCTATCAGTGTCACAAGGAAACTTCGCCACATTTTCTCCCAGCTTTCCATCATTTTCAGCTGCCAATCTTGTCATTGCCATTGGTACAATCATCATGGTGACTGGCTTTTTGGGTTGTCTGGGTGCTATCAAGGAAAACAAGTGCCTCCTTCTAAGT TTTTTCATCGTTTTGCTGATAATTCTCCTGGCAGAGCTGATATTActcattttgttctttgtttatatGGACAAG GTCAATGAGAATGCAAAGAAGGATTTGAAAGAAGGTCTTAAGCTTTACAATACAGAAAATAACGTGGGGCTAAAGAACGCATGGAATATCATTCAGGCAGAG ATGCATTGCTGTGGGGTTACTGATTATACTGATTGGTTCTCTGTCCTGGGGGAAAACATCGTCCCAGACCGATGCTGTATGGAAAATTCTCAAGATTGTGGAAAGAATTCTACTGATTTAGTGTGGAAAACG ggtTGTTACGAGAAAGTTAAAATGTGGTTTGAGGATAATAAGCACGTTCTTGGGACAGTTGGGATGTGTATCCTCATAATGCAG ATACTTGGTATGGCCTTCTCCATGACGCTCTTCCAGCAGATTCATAGGACTGGTAAAAAATATGATGCCTAA